One genomic region from Arthrobacter sp. YN encodes:
- a CDS encoding PHP domain-containing protein, with product MDPIEALDEISFWLERSQAPTFKVQAFRKAADAVRQLSPEELAKLVGTGRITSLKGVGSRSAEVITQALEDRIPEYLADLRERGTESLASGGDTLRSALRGDLHSHSNWSDGGSPIESMVAAARTLGREYLALTDHSPNLTIANGLSVERLEKQLGVVEGINSSKDGFRLLKGIEVDILEDGTLDQTPHMLGQLDVVVASVHSKLRSDKKTMTTRMLGGISDPHTNVLGHCTGRLVQGSRGTRPESEFDAARVFKECAEWGVAVEINSRPERQDPPDNLIKMALDAGCLFSIDSDAHAPGQLDFLQYGAERAEALGVPEERIVTTWPLEQLTEWLSLKK from the coding sequence ATGGATCCCATAGAGGCGCTCGACGAAATCTCCTTTTGGCTCGAACGCAGCCAAGCCCCCACCTTCAAGGTCCAGGCCTTCCGGAAAGCGGCCGACGCCGTGCGGCAGCTTTCGCCCGAAGAGCTGGCGAAGCTTGTGGGGACCGGGAGGATCACCAGCCTCAAAGGCGTCGGCAGCCGCAGCGCCGAAGTCATCACACAAGCCCTCGAAGACCGGATCCCCGAGTACCTTGCGGACCTGCGCGAACGTGGCACGGAATCGTTGGCCTCCGGAGGAGACACGCTTCGGTCGGCACTGCGCGGCGATCTACACAGCCACAGCAACTGGTCCGACGGCGGCTCCCCCATCGAATCCATGGTAGCAGCGGCACGGACCCTCGGCCGCGAGTATCTTGCCCTCACCGATCACTCCCCCAATCTCACCATCGCCAATGGACTGAGCGTGGAGCGGCTTGAGAAGCAACTCGGCGTCGTGGAGGGAATCAACTCATCCAAGGACGGCTTCCGCCTCCTCAAAGGCATTGAAGTGGACATCCTCGAAGACGGAACCCTGGACCAGACTCCCCACATGTTGGGCCAACTGGACGTGGTGGTGGCCAGTGTCCACTCCAAACTCCGGTCCGACAAAAAGACCATGACCACCCGGATGTTGGGCGGCATCAGCGATCCCCACACCAATGTCCTGGGACATTGCACCGGTCGGCTAGTCCAGGGATCACGGGGTACCCGGCCCGAGTCCGAGTTCGATGCCGCGAGAGTCTTCAAGGAGTGCGCGGAGTGGGGCGTCGCCGTCGAAATCAACTCCCGTCCCGAGCGTCAAGACCCACCGGACAACCTCATCAAGATGGCCTTGGACGCCGGCTGCCTGTTCAGCATCGACAGTGATGCCCATGCTCCTGGCCAACTCGACTTCCTGCAATACGGTGCAGAACGTGCCGAAGCCTTGGGCGTCCCCGAAGAACGGATTGTCACCACCTGGCCGCTGGAACAGCTGACGGAGTGGCTCAGCCTGAAGAAGTAA
- a CDS encoding DUF4383 domain-containing protein, with product MRTSPNRLIATIFGAVYLLVGVLGFFVTSGIGFFATEGANLIIFAVNPLHNIIHLAIGAALLYAGMNSVTLSKSVNTAVGGVYLLVGILGLFLVGSSLNIIALNGADNVLHLASAVVLLGVALSQDKATVASAHA from the coding sequence ATGCGTACTTCGCCCAATCGCCTGATCGCCACCATCTTCGGAGCCGTCTACCTCCTGGTAGGCGTGCTCGGATTCTTTGTCACCTCGGGAATCGGCTTCTTCGCCACCGAAGGCGCCAACTTGATCATCTTCGCCGTGAACCCGCTTCACAACATCATCCACCTGGCCATCGGCGCCGCCCTTCTGTACGCCGGCATGAACAGCGTCACGCTGTCCAAATCAGTCAACACGGCAGTAGGCGGTGTGTACCTGCTGGTGGGTATCCTCGGACTCTTCCTGGTGGGTTCGTCCCTGAACATCATCGCCCTCAACGGCGCAGACAATGTGCTGCACCTCGCCAGCGCTGTGGTCCTGCTGGGTGTTGCCCTGTCCCAGGACAAGGCAACCGTAGCTTCCGCCCACGCCTGA
- a CDS encoding Lrp/AsnC family transcriptional regulator: protein MQPLDGTDTRLLSAMAKDPRGTVVALAQRLGLSRNTVQARMAQLEKKHAFLSFERRINPVALGYPLTAFITVHVQQQKLASLAQDLADIPEILEGFGLTGSADLLLRVVALDAEDLYRINGKILGCDGVERTDTALAMREMIPYRVQPLLGRRSGD, encoded by the coding sequence ATGCAACCCTTGGATGGCACTGACACCCGGCTCCTTTCCGCGATGGCAAAGGACCCCCGCGGGACAGTGGTGGCGCTGGCCCAAAGGCTGGGCCTGTCCCGCAATACGGTGCAAGCCCGCATGGCCCAGCTGGAGAAGAAGCACGCCTTCCTCTCCTTTGAGCGAAGGATCAACCCGGTCGCCCTGGGCTATCCGTTGACGGCATTCATCACGGTCCACGTCCAACAACAAAAGCTCGCCTCCTTGGCGCAGGACCTGGCAGACATTCCGGAAATCCTCGAAGGCTTCGGCCTCACGGGCTCAGCGGACCTGCTGTTGCGTGTTGTTGCCTTGGACGCGGAGGACCTCTACCGCATCAATGGAAAAATTCTCGGCTGCGATGGGGTTGAACGGACTGACACAGCACTGGCGATGCGCGAGATGATCCCGTACCGCGTACAGCCGCTCCTGGGAAGACGCTCCGGGGACTGA
- a CDS encoding solute symporter family protein, which translates to MNTMVPAAVNVEALKDTTLLNMGIFALFVAVTMVIVFRASRNNKTAADYYAAGRSFTGSQNGTAIAGDYLSAASFLGITGAIAINGYDGFLYSIGFLVAWLVALLLVAELLRNTGKFTMADVLSFRLRQRPVRIAAALSTLAVCFFYLLAQMAGAGSLISLLLGISDWGGQALVIIVVGALMIMYVLIGGMKGTTWVQIIKAILLIAGAGVMTAMVLAIYGFNLSSLLGSAAEAANNPAILNPGLQYGKTETSKLDFMSLGLALVLGTAALPHVLMRFYTVPTAKEARKSVVWAIWLIGLFYLFTLVLGYGAAALVGAETIKSAPGGVNSAAPLLAFHLGGPLLLGFISAVAFATILAVVAGLTITAAASFAHDIYANVIAKGKADAVTEVKVARRTVLVIGVLAILGGIFANGQNVAFLVALAFAVAASANLPTIVYSLFWKKFTTQGAVWSMYGGLAAAILLITFSPVVSGAKTSMIPGANFALFPLSNPGIVSIPLAFFLGWLGTVLDKRREDPAKQAEMEVRSLTGVGAEKAVDH; encoded by the coding sequence ATGAACACCATGGTCCCGGCAGCAGTCAACGTCGAAGCGCTGAAAGACACCACCCTGCTCAACATGGGCATTTTCGCCCTCTTCGTGGCGGTCACCATGGTGATCGTCTTCCGGGCCAGCCGGAACAACAAGACCGCAGCCGATTACTACGCAGCAGGCCGATCGTTTACTGGTTCGCAGAACGGCACGGCCATCGCCGGAGACTACCTGTCGGCGGCATCCTTCCTCGGCATCACCGGCGCCATCGCCATCAACGGCTACGACGGCTTCCTGTACTCCATCGGCTTCCTCGTCGCCTGGCTCGTCGCTTTGCTCCTGGTGGCTGAATTGCTCCGCAACACCGGCAAGTTCACCATGGCTGACGTTCTGTCCTTCCGCTTGCGTCAGCGCCCTGTCCGGATTGCGGCTGCCCTCTCCACCTTGGCCGTCTGCTTCTTCTACCTCCTCGCCCAGATGGCAGGAGCAGGCAGCCTGATTTCGCTCCTGCTGGGCATCAGCGACTGGGGCGGTCAGGCCTTGGTGATCATCGTCGTCGGGGCCTTGATGATCATGTACGTACTGATCGGCGGCATGAAGGGCACCACCTGGGTGCAGATCATCAAAGCCATCCTGCTCATTGCCGGTGCAGGGGTCATGACAGCCATGGTGCTTGCGATCTACGGTTTCAACCTGTCCAGCCTGCTGGGCTCCGCAGCTGAAGCCGCCAACAACCCGGCCATCCTGAACCCCGGGCTGCAGTATGGAAAGACCGAAACGTCCAAGCTCGACTTCATGTCCCTCGGGCTTGCCCTGGTCCTCGGTACAGCCGCACTGCCGCACGTGCTGATGCGCTTCTACACTGTCCCGACAGCCAAGGAAGCCCGCAAGTCCGTGGTCTGGGCGATCTGGCTGATCGGCCTGTTCTACCTCTTCACCCTGGTGCTGGGCTACGGTGCAGCAGCCCTGGTGGGGGCGGAAACCATCAAATCCGCACCCGGCGGCGTCAACTCTGCCGCACCTCTGCTGGCCTTCCACCTGGGTGGCCCGTTGCTCCTGGGCTTCATTTCGGCGGTTGCCTTCGCCACCATCCTGGCGGTGGTGGCCGGTCTGACCATCACGGCGGCTGCATCCTTCGCCCACGACATCTACGCAAATGTCATTGCCAAGGGCAAAGCGGATGCAGTCACCGAGGTGAAGGTGGCCCGTCGGACGGTACTGGTGATCGGCGTGCTTGCCATCCTGGGCGGCATCTTTGCCAACGGCCAGAACGTGGCCTTCCTGGTGGCGCTCGCCTTCGCAGTTGCAGCCTCGGCGAACCTGCCCACCATCGTCTACTCCCTGTTCTGGAAGAAGTTCACCACCCAGGGCGCAGTCTGGAGCATGTATGGCGGTTTGGCTGCGGCCATCCTGCTCATCACGTTCTCACCCGTGGTGTCGGGCGCCAAGACGTCCATGATCCCCGGAGCGAACTTCGCCCTGTTCCCGCTGAGCAACCCGGGCATCGTGTCCATCCCGTTGGCCTTCTTCCTGGGATGGCTCGGAACCGTTCTGGACAAGCGGCGCGAAGATCCGGCCAAGCAGGCGGAAATGGAAGTGCGCTCGCTGACCGGCGTCGGTGCCGAGAAGGCAGTAGACCACTAG
- a CDS encoding NAD-dependent epimerase/dehydratase family protein: MRIAVTGGSGKLGRSVVRRLTQDGHQVLNIDRAGIRGKGYVSVDLRNYGQVLDVILGLDDQHHGLDAIVHLAAIPAPGLAPDAAIFENNMVSTYNVFQAARRAGIKKVVYASSETVLGLPFDIVPPYIPVDEEYAARPESTYSLVKHLEEQMAIQLTRWDPELSITALRFSNVMDPEDYDAFPSFDSDANLRKWNLWGYIDARDGALAVVRALEHGVPGFETFIIAAADTVMSRSSADLAAEVFPGVEVLKELDEHETMLSIDKARRLLGFEPEHSWRNVHSNRTTPTED, from the coding sequence ATGAGGATTGCCGTCACGGGCGGAAGCGGAAAACTGGGTAGGAGCGTAGTCCGACGGCTCACGCAGGATGGCCACCAGGTGCTCAACATTGACCGTGCCGGCATCCGTGGCAAGGGCTACGTCAGCGTCGATCTCCGCAATTACGGGCAGGTGCTGGATGTCATTCTGGGCTTGGATGACCAGCACCACGGCTTGGACGCTATTGTTCACCTGGCCGCCATCCCCGCACCAGGCCTTGCCCCCGACGCCGCAATTTTCGAGAACAATATGGTGTCCACCTACAACGTGTTCCAGGCTGCCCGGCGGGCCGGCATCAAGAAGGTGGTCTATGCCTCCAGCGAGACGGTACTGGGACTCCCCTTCGACATCGTTCCTCCCTACATTCCCGTGGATGAGGAGTACGCGGCCCGGCCGGAAAGCACCTACTCGCTGGTCAAGCATCTCGAGGAGCAGATGGCCATCCAGCTCACGCGATGGGATCCGGAACTGAGCATCACGGCGCTGCGTTTCTCCAACGTCATGGACCCCGAGGACTACGACGCCTTCCCGTCCTTCGACTCTGACGCAAACCTTCGGAAATGGAACCTGTGGGGCTACATCGACGCCCGCGACGGTGCACTGGCAGTGGTCAGAGCCCTGGAACATGGCGTGCCGGGCTTTGAGACCTTCATCATCGCCGCCGCTGACACCGTGATGAGCCGAAGCAGCGCCGATTTGGCCGCGGAAGTCTTCCCCGGCGTCGAGGTCCTCAAGGAACTGGACGAGCACGAAACCATGCTGTCCATCGACAAAGCGCGCAGGCTCCTGGGTTTTGAGCCGGAACACAGTTGGCGCAATGTCCACTCCAACCGGACGACGCCCACCGAAGACTGA
- a CDS encoding dihydrolipoamide acetyltransferase family protein: protein MTATMIKEFRLPDLGEGLTESEILSWKVAVGDTVTLNQVIAEVETAKAVVELPSPFAGVVAELHEQPGTVVEVGKPIVSFEVDDAGSSNGGRAPTAGTGSVGERTAVESSADASLATAGAEAVGAPAKREPNLVGYGAVVEHSGRPTRRARGHVRDIKVPTAARSEAPAAPEAMATPEAPVTIEPTAARRAEEGTPERPRSTPPVRKLARDLGIHLELVRGTGPGGLITREDVQNFSEAPEAPAAARISDVQGGRETRTPIKGVRKFTAAAMVQSAFTAPHVTEFLTVDVTATMELLARLKANRTFEGYKLTPLTIAAKAVLVALGNNPSLNSRWDEASQEIVQFNYVNLGIAAATPRGLTVPNIKDADRLTLRELSTALTELTDTARAGKTSPADLSGGTISITNIGVFGIDAGTPILNPGEAAIVALGAVRKAPWVVNDELAVRQVMSLSLSFDHRLVDGEQGSRFLADLGSILADPAMVMTMI, encoded by the coding sequence ATGACCGCCACCATGATCAAGGAATTCAGGCTGCCGGATCTTGGCGAAGGCCTCACGGAATCGGAGATCCTGAGCTGGAAGGTGGCTGTGGGGGACACCGTCACGCTGAACCAGGTGATCGCTGAGGTGGAAACCGCCAAGGCCGTTGTGGAGTTGCCCTCTCCCTTCGCAGGAGTGGTTGCAGAACTTCATGAGCAGCCCGGCACGGTGGTGGAGGTTGGTAAGCCGATCGTATCGTTCGAGGTTGACGACGCCGGGTCCTCCAACGGGGGTCGCGCACCGACTGCTGGCACCGGTTCCGTTGGTGAGCGGACCGCCGTCGAAAGCTCTGCCGACGCCTCGCTGGCAACTGCCGGCGCTGAAGCGGTGGGAGCCCCAGCGAAACGTGAGCCGAACCTGGTGGGGTACGGCGCCGTCGTCGAACATTCCGGCCGCCCGACACGGCGCGCCCGGGGGCATGTACGGGACATCAAGGTCCCGACGGCGGCAAGGTCGGAAGCACCTGCGGCCCCGGAAGCAATGGCAACGCCGGAGGCGCCAGTGACCATCGAGCCCACAGCGGCGCGTCGGGCAGAGGAAGGAACCCCTGAGCGACCACGTTCCACTCCGCCAGTGCGAAAGCTCGCCCGTGACCTCGGGATCCATCTGGAATTGGTTCGCGGAACCGGGCCGGGCGGACTTATCACCCGCGAGGATGTCCAGAACTTCTCCGAAGCCCCGGAAGCTCCAGCCGCAGCCCGGATTTCGGATGTACAGGGTGGGCGGGAAACAAGGACGCCGATCAAGGGAGTCAGGAAGTTCACGGCCGCCGCCATGGTGCAAAGTGCTTTCACTGCGCCGCACGTGACGGAGTTCCTGACCGTCGACGTCACGGCAACCATGGAGTTGTTGGCCCGGCTCAAAGCCAACCGGACGTTCGAAGGCTACAAGTTGACGCCGCTGACCATCGCAGCCAAGGCGGTCCTGGTGGCGCTGGGGAACAACCCGTCGCTGAATTCCCGCTGGGATGAGGCGAGCCAGGAAATTGTCCAGTTCAACTATGTGAACCTGGGCATCGCTGCAGCAACGCCGCGTGGCCTGACGGTACCGAATATCAAGGACGCTGACCGGCTGACACTGCGTGAGCTCTCCACGGCGCTCACTGAACTGACCGATACTGCCCGGGCGGGCAAGACGTCCCCGGCGGACTTGTCCGGGGGGACCATCTCCATCACCAATATTGGCGTGTTTGGCATCGACGCCGGGACTCCCATCCTGAACCCGGGAGAGGCCGCCATTGTGGCATTGGGTGCTGTGCGGAAGGCGCCATGGGTGGTGAATGACGAACTCGCCGTCCGCCAGGTTATGTCCCTGAGCCTGTCCTTCGACCACCGCTTGGTGGACGGCGAACAGGGGTCACGGTTCCTCGCGGATCTGGGCTCCATCCTGGCAGATCCCGCCATGGTCATGACCATGATCTAG
- a CDS encoding LytR/AlgR family response regulator transcription factor translates to MINVLVADDELPAVEELAFLLGRDERIGAIHRASSGAEALRTLETESVDAVFLDIHMPALSGLDIARAIARSSHPPAVVFVTADEECALEAFDLAAIDYLLKPLRAERLSRSVDRISDLIKEGTPAPEMITVDLGSTTRMIRRDDVTYVQAQGDYARLHTAEASYLIRVPLSDLEQKWAEAGFIRIHRSYLIALNHVQHLKLSATGPSVAVAGAELPISRRHLPSVRDKLQSTRIRPQG, encoded by the coding sequence ATGATCAACGTGCTCGTCGCTGATGACGAACTTCCCGCCGTGGAGGAGCTTGCCTTCCTGCTGGGACGGGATGAACGGATTGGTGCCATCCACCGCGCCTCCTCCGGAGCTGAGGCGCTGCGGACCCTGGAAACGGAGTCCGTCGACGCCGTGTTCCTCGACATCCATATGCCGGCATTGTCTGGCCTGGACATCGCACGGGCCATTGCCCGCAGCAGCCATCCGCCCGCCGTCGTTTTTGTCACCGCTGATGAAGAGTGCGCGCTGGAAGCTTTCGACCTCGCCGCGATCGACTACCTGCTCAAGCCGCTGCGCGCGGAACGGCTGTCCCGTTCCGTGGACCGAATCAGTGACCTGATCAAGGAAGGCACCCCTGCACCGGAGATGATCACTGTGGACCTCGGCAGCACCACCCGCATGATCCGCCGGGACGATGTCACCTACGTCCAGGCCCAGGGCGATTACGCGAGGCTGCACACAGCCGAAGCAAGCTATCTCATCCGGGTTCCCCTCAGCGACCTTGAACAGAAGTGGGCAGAGGCAGGGTTCATCCGGATCCACCGCTCGTACCTGATCGCCCTGAACCACGTCCAGCACCTCAAGTTGTCTGCGACGGGTCCCAGCGTAGCCGTGGCCGGAGCTGAATTGCCCATCAGCCGACGCCACCTGCCCTCTGTCCGGGACAAGCTGCAGTCCACGCGCATCCGGCCGCAGGGATGA
- a CDS encoding DUF485 domain-containing protein — protein MGNEAQTQDEKASVDFQEVQQTERFKTLRKRHRSFVFPMAVVFLLWYFAYVLLADYAVGFMSIKVWGNINVGLILGLLQFVTTFGITAWYVSYSNRKLDPIAAEIRNEIEGHEFDKDGNVISGGVK, from the coding sequence ATGGGTAATGAGGCCCAAACCCAGGACGAAAAAGCGTCCGTGGACTTCCAGGAAGTTCAACAGACGGAACGGTTCAAGACACTGCGCAAGCGGCACCGCAGCTTTGTCTTCCCGATGGCAGTCGTATTCCTGCTCTGGTATTTCGCATATGTTCTTTTGGCCGACTACGCGGTGGGCTTCATGTCCATCAAAGTATGGGGCAACATCAACGTCGGGCTGATCCTTGGCCTGCTGCAGTTCGTCACTACCTTCGGCATCACGGCATGGTACGTGAGCTACTCCAACAGGAAGCTGGACCCCATCGCTGCTGAAATCCGCAACGAGATCGAGGGCCATGAATTTGATAAGGACGGCAATGTGATCAGCGGGGGAGTCAAATGA
- a CDS encoding sensor histidine kinase → MPDSPLFTAAAIAVIVLAIAVVVGVGLKVMRSFRDLGTDAERATYNTLHAASRAGQHLRGGLQPAGAAKASKQLRVLLGCDALAITDTDSVLAWDGTAEELRPSLMRLAAEVLATGRTAVVPDAGHRTTGKAEHGNHDFSAVIAPIRSGSRVVGSVAALAPAAGAGLVRATSEVADWIAAQLELTELEASRTLLMEAEVRALRAQISPHFIYNSLNAIASFINTDPARARELVVEFADFTRYSFRRHGDFTTLAEELRCIDRYLLLERARFGERVQVSLRIAPEVLSTVIPFLSLQPLVENAVRHGLEAKEGPGHITICANDSGAFAEVTIEDDGVGMDPEHLRSVLAGHTDGIHVGLRNVDARLRQVYGDEHGLVIDTAPGEGTLITMRVPKSQPGHDA, encoded by the coding sequence ATGCCCGACTCCCCGCTGTTCACCGCCGCCGCCATCGCCGTGATCGTGCTGGCCATCGCCGTCGTTGTGGGTGTTGGGCTGAAGGTGATGCGTTCCTTCCGGGACTTGGGCACCGACGCTGAACGGGCCACCTACAACACTTTGCACGCGGCCTCCCGGGCCGGGCAGCATCTCCGTGGCGGCCTCCAACCGGCCGGTGCGGCGAAAGCGAGTAAGCAGCTGCGCGTACTGCTGGGCTGCGATGCCTTGGCCATCACGGACACCGATTCTGTGCTCGCGTGGGACGGTACAGCCGAGGAACTCAGGCCATCGTTGATGCGTCTTGCTGCCGAGGTCCTGGCCACTGGCAGAACCGCGGTGGTACCCGACGCCGGTCATCGGACCACTGGCAAAGCCGAGCATGGAAACCATGACTTCAGTGCCGTGATTGCTCCTATCCGCTCCGGTTCCAGGGTGGTCGGCTCGGTGGCAGCCCTGGCCCCGGCGGCCGGTGCCGGGCTGGTCAGGGCCACCAGCGAGGTGGCCGACTGGATTGCCGCCCAGCTGGAACTGACGGAACTCGAAGCCTCCCGAACCTTGCTGATGGAGGCTGAGGTCAGGGCGCTGCGTGCCCAAATCAGCCCGCATTTCATCTACAACTCCCTCAATGCCATCGCCTCGTTCATCAACACCGACCCCGCCCGGGCCCGGGAGTTGGTGGTGGAGTTCGCCGACTTCACCCGGTACTCCTTCCGGCGCCACGGCGACTTCACCACTTTGGCCGAGGAACTGCGCTGCATCGACCGTTATCTTCTGTTGGAACGGGCACGCTTCGGCGAACGCGTCCAGGTGAGCCTGAGGATCGCCCCCGAGGTCCTCAGCACTGTCATCCCGTTCCTCAGCCTGCAACCTTTGGTGGAGAACGCGGTCCGGCACGGGCTTGAAGCCAAGGAGGGTCCGGGCCATATCACCATCTGCGCCAACGACTCCGGTGCGTTCGCTGAAGTAACCATCGAGGACGACGGCGTGGGTATGGACCCTGAGCACCTGCGATCAGTGCTGGCCGGGCACACGGATGGGATCCACGTGGGACTGCGCAACGTGGATGCCCGCTTGCGCCAGGTGTACGGGGACGAGCACGGGCTGGTCATCGACACTGCTCCCGGAGAAGGAACCCTGATCACCATGCGGGTACCCAAATCCCAGCCCGGTCATGACGCCTGA
- the pdhA gene encoding pyruvate dehydrogenase (acetyl-transferring) E1 component subunit alpha — protein MLTDQAGKGVHHDTPGPGHSAQNPLRTGGNLLQLVSPEGERISHPEFDVWVKDVGDEQLCSLYEDMTVIRRIDAEATALQRQGELALWPPLLGQEASQIGSSRSLRDDEFVFPSYRESGVAYVRGAHLSEIARVWRGNASYGWDPQRINLATPQIIIGSQSLHATGYAMGVQLDGANTAVLAYFGDGATSEGDVNEAMVFAASYQAPVVFFCQNNHWAISEPVRVQSHVQLADRPTGFGIPSMRVDGNDVLAVMAATRVALDRARKGGGPTFIEAVTYRMGPHTTADDPTRYRDPIELEDWAAKDPILRLRKLLEAKGLLTEDVEARVTAKADAVAAELRSNCIEMPDPQPLDVFNHVYSTPNSWIERQKDHYSRYLNSFNQPVEKGAL, from the coding sequence GTGTTGACGGATCAGGCGGGCAAGGGAGTGCATCATGACACTCCGGGCCCTGGACATAGTGCACAAAATCCCCTGAGGACTGGCGGCAATCTGCTCCAGTTGGTGTCGCCGGAAGGCGAGCGGATCAGCCATCCCGAATTCGATGTCTGGGTCAAGGATGTCGGAGATGAGCAGTTGTGTTCCTTGTATGAGGACATGACGGTCATCCGCCGCATCGATGCCGAGGCGACGGCACTCCAACGTCAGGGCGAACTGGCATTGTGGCCACCGCTCCTGGGCCAGGAAGCGTCGCAGATCGGCTCCAGCCGCTCCCTGCGCGATGACGAATTCGTCTTCCCCAGCTACCGCGAAAGCGGCGTCGCCTACGTTCGTGGAGCCCACCTCTCCGAGATCGCCAGGGTGTGGCGGGGCAATGCCTCCTATGGCTGGGACCCGCAGCGCATCAACCTGGCGACGCCCCAGATCATCATCGGATCCCAGAGCCTGCACGCCACGGGCTACGCCATGGGCGTCCAGCTGGATGGAGCAAACACAGCGGTTCTGGCCTACTTCGGCGATGGCGCCACGAGTGAAGGTGACGTGAACGAGGCCATGGTGTTCGCCGCGAGTTACCAGGCTCCCGTGGTGTTCTTCTGCCAGAACAACCATTGGGCCATTTCCGAACCTGTGCGGGTACAGTCGCACGTGCAATTGGCCGACAGACCCACCGGATTCGGAATACCGAGCATGCGGGTTGACGGCAACGATGTCCTCGCTGTCATGGCTGCCACGAGGGTAGCTCTGGACCGTGCACGCAAGGGCGGCGGGCCCACCTTCATCGAGGCCGTTACTTACCGTATGGGTCCGCACACCACAGCCGATGACCCCACCCGGTACCGCGACCCGATCGAACTCGAAGACTGGGCCGCCAAGGATCCCATCCTGCGGCTGCGCAAGCTCCTGGAGGCCAAAGGCCTCCTCACCGAGGACGTCGAGGCCCGCGTCACAGCGAAGGCTGATGCCGTGGCGGCCGAGCTCCGTTCCAACTGCATCGAGATGCCGGATCCGCAGCCGTTGGACGTCTTCAACCACGTCTACAGCACGCCCAATTCCTGGATCGAACGCCAGAAAGACCACTACTCGCGCTACCTGAACAGCTTCAACCAGCCAGTCGAGAAAGGTGCACTCTGA
- a CDS encoding alpha-ketoacid dehydrogenase subunit beta, whose translation MSKLTFARAINAGLRKSLENDPKVVLMGEDIGALGGVFRVTDGLQKDFGKHRVIDSPLAESGIIGTAVGLAYRGYRPVCEIQFDGFIYPAFDQIVSQVAKMHYRTQGRVRMPITIRVPFGGGIGSPEHHSESPEAYFTHTSGLRVVAVSNPQDAYTMIQQAIASDDPVLYFEPKRRYHDKGDVDETIDLSTALPLDKAAVVSAGSDVTLVAYGPLVKTAKDAAMAAADDGISVEVIDLRSLAPIDYPVVEASVRKTGRLVITHEAGQSGGLGAEIAASITERCFHYLESAPVRITGFDVPYPYSKLEMHHLPDLDRILDGVDRALGRPNSLSGLEG comes from the coding sequence ATGTCCAAGCTCACGTTTGCCCGGGCCATCAACGCCGGCCTCCGGAAGTCGCTCGAAAACGATCCCAAAGTGGTCCTGATGGGTGAGGATATTGGCGCGCTCGGTGGTGTTTTCCGCGTCACCGACGGACTCCAGAAAGACTTCGGAAAGCACCGGGTCATCGATTCCCCCCTAGCCGAGTCAGGCATTATCGGCACCGCGGTTGGCCTGGCCTACCGCGGCTACCGTCCAGTGTGCGAGATCCAGTTCGATGGCTTCATCTACCCTGCGTTTGACCAGATTGTCAGCCAGGTAGCCAAGATGCACTACCGCACCCAAGGGCGGGTCAGGATGCCCATCACCATCCGCGTTCCCTTCGGCGGCGGCATCGGCTCGCCCGAGCACCATTCAGAGTCGCCAGAGGCCTACTTCACCCACACCTCCGGTCTCCGGGTTGTGGCAGTGTCCAATCCGCAGGATGCCTACACCATGATCCAGCAGGCGATCGCCTCCGATGATCCCGTTCTCTACTTTGAGCCCAAGCGTCGGTATCACGACAAGGGCGACGTGGACGAAACCATCGACCTTTCCACGGCACTTCCGTTGGACAAGGCCGCTGTGGTCAGTGCCGGTTCTGACGTGACGCTGGTTGCCTACGGTCCACTGGTGAAAACAGCCAAGGACGCCGCGATGGCAGCGGCTGACGATGGAATTTCCGTGGAAGTCATCGACCTCCGTTCACTGGCCCCCATCGACTACCCCGTGGTGGAAGCATCTGTCCGCAAGACGGGCCGCTTGGTCATCACCCACGAAGCCGGCCAGTCCGGCGGCCTGGGTGCGGAAATCGCCGCCAGCATCACTGAACGGTGCTTCCACTATCTGGAGTCTGCCCCCGTCCGCATCACCGGTTTCGATGTGCCCTACCCCTACTCGAAGCTCGAAATGCACCACCTGCCGGATTTGGACAGGATTCTCGACGGCGTCGACCGCGCCTTGGGCCGCCCCAACTCGCTGAGTGGACTGGAAGGATGA